The following proteins are co-located in the Leptospira weilii genome:
- a CDS encoding LIC11661 family lipoprotein: MKRLYILFLLPAFSLLLGCPHYSTTRLISTPPTLVSIVPIATGYELRLRAGNPELLFSGYRLYVANTENDSRFPADLNSGIDCVDGILNLIPNQPLEYSIELSPNGGSLAAVGIGENPNRICKMNVTLSSGQYLTLRSHVLVISITNGNTSGFVFSMPSNSLKVP; the protein is encoded by the coding sequence TTGAAACGTCTTTATATTCTGTTTTTGCTTCCGGCATTTTCGCTTTTGCTCGGTTGTCCCCACTATTCCACAACGCGTCTGATATCTACCCCGCCTACTTTAGTCAGTATCGTTCCAATCGCAACCGGCTACGAACTTCGATTGAGAGCGGGGAATCCCGAACTTCTTTTCAGCGGATATCGATTGTATGTGGCAAATACGGAAAATGATTCCAGATTTCCCGCGGACCTAAACTCTGGAATCGATTGTGTGGACGGCATCTTAAATTTAATTCCGAATCAGCCGCTGGAATATTCAATCGAGTTGAGTCCGAACGGCGGATCTTTAGCTGCAGTTGGGATCGGAGAAAACCCGAATCGAATTTGTAAGATGAACGTAACCCTTTCTTCAGGACAGTATCTAACTCTTCGTTCGCATGTGTTGGTCATCAGCATAACGAACGGAAACACATCCGGTTTCGTCTTTTCAATGCCTTCTAATTCTCTTAAGGTGCCTTAA
- a CDS encoding LA_2272/LA_2273 family lipoprotein — MKNKINPIVYLFFLLFWIATTNCGFALTPRITTRIPPKTETEVFRLNLLYGELKNLAGLNVGIFNMVDRMIGGQIGIVNYSPKKTYGAQVAVVNIASDKGAGIQAGIVNYSEGDSRGLQAGIVNIGNKRTGFDLTIGAGNYDTKGLMIGAFNFYSTGVNIGILNEKASGFNLGALNIKGGGVNVGILNGGTGVHIGLINASGEKETDEPTIQFGFLNFCGKGTFPVMIGFNYCK; from the coding sequence ATGAAAAACAAAATCAATCCTATCGTTTATCTCTTCTTCCTTCTATTCTGGATCGCGACGACTAACTGCGGTTTTGCGCTGACCCCCCGAATCACGACTCGGATTCCTCCCAAAACGGAAACCGAAGTGTTCCGATTGAATCTTCTCTACGGAGAACTCAAAAATCTTGCCGGACTCAACGTAGGAATCTTCAATATGGTAGATCGAATGATCGGAGGCCAAATCGGGATCGTAAACTATTCTCCTAAAAAAACGTATGGAGCGCAAGTCGCCGTAGTCAATATCGCGAGCGATAAAGGAGCCGGAATCCAAGCGGGAATCGTGAACTATTCCGAAGGGGATTCCAGAGGGCTTCAGGCGGGAATCGTCAACATCGGAAATAAAAGAACCGGATTTGATCTAACGATCGGCGCCGGAAATTATGACACCAAGGGTTTGATGATCGGGGCCTTCAACTTCTATTCAACCGGAGTCAACATAGGAATCCTAAATGAAAAAGCGAGCGGCTTCAACCTGGGGGCATTGAACATCAAAGGCGGCGGAGTCAACGTGGGCATTCTAAACGGAGGAACCGGAGTTCATATCGGTTTGATCAACGCTTCGGGCGAAAAGGAAACGGACGAGCCGACGATACAGTTCGGATTTCTCAATTTCTGCGGAAAGGGAACTTTTCCCGTCATGATCGGATTCAACTATTGTAAATAA
- a CDS encoding DedA family protein, whose amino-acid sequence MEFLNILVSIFSEYGYIAVFLALILCGFGLPVPEDISLVSGGVIAGFGKADPHFMFLVGMAGVLIGDGSVFLIGRIYGVRVLQIPMISRIVTPERFAKVQDKISRYGNWVTFMARFMPGLRMPIYLTAGTSDRISFYRFVTLDFLAAIISVPVWVYLGYFGAHNFDTLMHWVHNGQLLIFGALGTAFLLFGVVYWIRKKRS is encoded by the coding sequence ATGGAATTTTTAAATATTCTGGTTAGTATTTTCTCGGAATACGGATACATTGCCGTCTTTTTAGCGCTCATTCTTTGTGGTTTCGGACTTCCGGTTCCCGAAGACATTTCCTTGGTTTCCGGAGGAGTAATCGCAGGATTCGGCAAAGCGGACCCGCATTTTATGTTTCTCGTAGGAATGGCTGGGGTTCTCATCGGAGACGGTTCCGTTTTTTTAATCGGGAGGATTTACGGAGTACGAGTTCTTCAGATTCCAATGATTTCAAGGATCGTTACTCCCGAACGTTTTGCAAAGGTTCAGGATAAAATTTCTCGCTACGGAAACTGGGTCACTTTTATGGCTCGCTTTATGCCGGGTCTCAGAATGCCGATTTATCTCACGGCCGGGACCTCGGATCGAATTTCATTCTATCGTTTTGTAACCCTTGATTTTCTCGCCGCAATCATTTCGGTTCCGGTTTGGGTTTATTTGGGATACTTCGGAGCACATAATTTCGATACTCTAATGCATTGGGTTCACAATGGACAACTTCTGATTTTTGGAGCTTTGGGAACGGCATTTTTACTGTTCGGAGTCGTCTATTGGATTCGAAAGAAACGTTCCTAG
- a CDS encoding LA_2272/LA_2273 family lipoprotein, translating to MNFDCGIALTAEATLKLPPKTKTEILRVNLLYGETNRMHGINLGIVNSITERLIGAQLGIVNGAEEGTGIQIGAINNAKPSFVLLKIGIFNLNFFLT from the coding sequence ATGAATTTTGATTGCGGAATCGCTCTTACCGCCGAAGCGACCCTAAAACTTCCTCCGAAAACAAAGACGGAAATTCTTCGAGTCAATTTACTCTATGGCGAAACGAACCGTATGCACGGAATCAACTTAGGAATCGTCAATTCCATCACAGAAAGATTGATCGGAGCGCAATTGGGAATTGTAAACGGCGCGGAAGAAGGCACAGGAATTCAAATCGGCGCGATCAATAATGCGAAGCCTTCCTTCGTCCTTTTGAAAATCGGAATTTTTAATTTGAACTTCTTTTTAACGTGA
- a CDS encoding tetratricopeptide repeat protein produces MNQANNKIIQSRLSYIYSVFPWYLTFLFFFFPISIFSQSECEYSGSLVAPEFFLSLAFERQAEASKIPSQEKSRKVYEDSVEYYDRYIRCSVALKRQVSPVSRAAKANVHFFLGQFEKAEKEADAVIFSDPNFRDGYLLKVRILIRLGEFQKASDYLETNLSRFSDDSDFLYLLGSLNQELKNYPKAILYLTSLSDSIRNREGNQKYRSFVDKSLGEMYFASGQFKKALYFLSSYLHRNPGDISARLTLAKTWNQLGKFSSARKELNKIIKTKKNLSSVEHLLAEMYFIESRAAAFEYFNILNQNSKIPKESVLEGLYLVFLGKYSEAKKLLLPIKEKFPGRLAVRLAMLDVYEKEKNISSYLRELREVSELVFGMQQFELAERTAQKALAIPNKTSEWSDAEIYDFLASCHEQSGYVYRAILMSRKAVENAHKEEEKLKFQLHLAYLLRANPPGKQEEAEAIIRKVLQAYPEMAYARYLLGIVLASQEKHKEALEELNAAIEIDPGNGAYYFYRASVHEKLEQQELMEKDLKKFIEIDPGNPIAYNYLGYYLSEKGIRLNESLLLVQRAVELAPDNEAYQDSLGWIFFKLGNHDEALLHLQLAYQILKDKGEEDPVILEHIGDVYKEKNQFANAIAYWEKSLKLFKKKEDISRIQKKIPTGSPESSGKSKQ; encoded by the coding sequence ATGAATCAAGCAAATAATAAAATCATACAGAGTCGACTTTCTTATATCTATTCCGTTTTCCCTTGGTATTTGACTTTTCTATTCTTCTTTTTTCCGATTTCGATTTTTTCTCAATCCGAATGCGAATATTCGGGATCGTTAGTCGCTCCGGAGTTTTTTCTTTCTCTTGCGTTTGAACGGCAGGCGGAAGCCTCGAAAATTCCTTCTCAAGAAAAATCTAGAAAAGTTTACGAAGATTCCGTGGAATATTACGATCGATACATTCGTTGTTCAGTAGCTCTCAAAAGACAAGTTTCTCCCGTGTCCAGAGCGGCCAAAGCGAACGTCCACTTTTTTCTGGGGCAATTCGAAAAAGCTGAGAAGGAAGCGGATGCGGTCATTTTTTCCGATCCCAATTTCAGAGACGGTTATCTTTTAAAGGTCAGAATTCTCATTCGTTTGGGAGAATTCCAAAAGGCGAGTGACTATCTGGAAACAAATCTGAGTCGTTTTTCGGACGATTCCGATTTTCTTTATCTCTTGGGCTCTCTCAATCAAGAACTTAAAAACTATCCGAAAGCGATTTTGTATCTGACATCGCTCAGCGATTCGATTCGAAATCGGGAAGGAAATCAGAAATACAGATCGTTTGTAGATAAGTCTTTGGGTGAAATGTATTTCGCGAGCGGTCAATTTAAAAAAGCGCTCTATTTTTTAAGCTCTTATCTGCATCGAAATCCCGGAGATATTTCTGCAAGACTGACTCTCGCCAAAACCTGGAATCAACTAGGTAAGTTCTCCTCCGCGAGAAAGGAACTGAACAAAATTATAAAAACGAAAAAAAACCTTTCCTCGGTGGAACATCTACTGGCGGAAATGTATTTCATAGAGAGTAGGGCGGCCGCATTCGAATATTTTAATATTCTCAATCAGAATTCCAAAATTCCGAAAGAAAGCGTTTTGGAAGGTCTTTATCTCGTTTTTCTTGGGAAATACTCGGAAGCGAAGAAATTGCTTCTTCCCATAAAAGAAAAATTTCCGGGTCGTTTGGCGGTTCGTTTGGCGATGTTGGATGTGTATGAAAAAGAAAAGAATATCTCCTCGTATCTAAGAGAACTTAGAGAAGTTTCGGAACTCGTGTTCGGAATGCAACAGTTCGAACTCGCGGAAAGGACTGCACAAAAAGCGTTGGCGATTCCGAATAAAACTTCCGAATGGAGCGACGCGGAGATTTATGATTTTCTCGCCTCCTGTCACGAACAATCCGGCTATGTATATCGTGCAATCTTGATGTCCAGAAAGGCGGTTGAAAACGCGCATAAAGAGGAAGAAAAACTCAAATTTCAGTTGCATCTTGCGTATCTACTCAGGGCAAATCCCCCCGGAAAACAAGAGGAAGCCGAGGCTATTATTCGCAAAGTTCTTCAAGCTTATCCGGAAATGGCCTATGCGAGATACTTGCTTGGAATCGTTTTGGCTTCCCAGGAAAAGCATAAAGAAGCATTAGAAGAATTGAATGCTGCAATCGAGATCGATCCAGGAAACGGCGCCTATTACTTCTATAGGGCTTCCGTTCATGAAAAACTAGAACAACAGGAACTCATGGAAAAGGATCTGAAAAAATTCATCGAGATCGATCCTGGAAATCCGATCGCTTATAACTATTTGGGGTATTATCTTTCCGAAAAAGGAATCCGCTTGAACGAATCTCTCCTGCTCGTTCAAAGAGCCGTTGAGCTCGCGCCGGATAACGAAGCGTATCAGGACAGTCTGGGTTGGATTTTTTTCAAACTGGGAAATCATGACGAAGCGCTCCTGCATCTACAACTTGCGTACCAGATTCTAAAAGACAAAGGAGAAGAAGACCCGGTCATTTTAGAACATATTGGTGACGTTTATAAGGAAAAAAACCAATTCGCAAACGCTATCGCTTATTGGGAAAAAAGTCTCAAACTTTTCAAGAAGAAGGAAGACATTTCCAGAATCCAAAAAAAAATACCAACTGGTTCTCCCGAAAGTTCGGGAAAATCGAAACAATAG
- a CDS encoding LA_2272/LA_2273 family lipoprotein yields MKHKYFLILQNAFSFFGFSLLLLSCGVTGFTGEHTVVRVPVKTETEVFHANLLHGEVKNLYGINLGIVNVIKERLIGLQVGGANYSEGKTYAAQVGLVSNAAKKGGFTVQAGVANNVEGGGAGLQVGLYNRGENKGVYITAGAYNKSGSGANIGLINYEGLGVNVGVYNYGYGVNVGAVNSGKGLSIGALNIGEDGNLQIGILNFCTEGPFPIMIVLNYCSKPAETKVELPEQSRKKTPRNN; encoded by the coding sequence ATGAAACATAAATATTTCCTAATATTACAAAACGCTTTTTCCTTTTTCGGATTCTCACTTTTACTTTTGAGCTGCGGTGTCACCGGATTCACCGGCGAACATACCGTTGTTCGTGTTCCCGTAAAAACGGAAACGGAAGTCTTTCACGCAAACTTGCTCCACGGAGAAGTGAAAAACTTATACGGAATCAACTTAGGAATCGTCAATGTAATCAAAGAAAGATTGATCGGTCTACAAGTCGGAGGCGCCAATTACTCCGAAGGAAAAACATACGCCGCACAAGTGGGTTTGGTCTCTAACGCAGCGAAAAAAGGCGGCTTTACCGTTCAAGCCGGAGTCGCCAACAATGTGGAAGGCGGCGGCGCCGGATTGCAAGTCGGCCTTTATAATAGAGGCGAAAACAAAGGCGTCTATATTACAGCCGGCGCTTACAATAAAAGCGGCAGCGGAGCCAACATCGGTCTCATTAACTACGAAGGCCTAGGCGTAAACGTGGGTGTATATAACTACGGATACGGAGTCAACGTCGGCGCTGTCAATTCCGGAAAAGGACTCAGTATCGGGGCGTTGAACATAGGAGAAGACGGAAATTTACAAATCGGAATTCTCAACTTTTGCACGGAAGGCCCCTTTCCTATCATGATCGTTCTGAATTATTGTTCGAAACCTGCGGAAACAAAAGTAGAACTCCCGGAACAGAGCAGAAAAAAGACTCCTCGAAATAATTGA
- a CDS encoding LolA family protein, translated as MKFKVYFNILMFILILGKCAAARIEEISFPDKGNLKFLSSKNPEASRVLKSVRDLETKNSSYSGEFSMRIENFIPKKESFSANGKILYDKPSGKMYIELSDPFFGMIVSKVYTDGNSIHIKTANGGTQIFPMGDILFKDPSGKKQSTIPFPVLYSLLSNNSSGLAGTDPTFVNLSERAILVKKPGEDITFWMTDFGISSVELLSKKSNLKAITKVQGTVSFPPKITITRIVEPKTNLDQNKIEIKMKKIALSETIPDSKFRF; from the coding sequence ATGAAATTTAAAGTATATTTTAATATTCTAATGTTTATTTTGATTCTTGGCAAATGTGCCGCGGCTCGAATCGAAGAAATTTCCTTTCCGGATAAAGGAAATCTGAAATTCCTTTCTTCTAAAAATCCAGAAGCCTCCCGCGTTTTAAAATCTGTCCGAGATTTAGAAACGAAAAATTCTTCTTACTCGGGCGAATTTTCGATGCGGATCGAAAACTTTATTCCGAAAAAGGAAAGTTTTTCCGCAAATGGAAAAATCCTTTACGATAAACCTTCCGGAAAAATGTACATCGAACTTTCCGATCCTTTTTTCGGAATGATCGTTTCCAAAGTATATACGGATGGGAACTCGATTCATATCAAAACGGCAAACGGCGGGACTCAGATTTTTCCGATGGGGGACATTCTTTTTAAAGATCCGAGCGGTAAAAAACAATCCACGATTCCATTTCCAGTTTTATACTCTCTTTTATCCAACAACAGTTCCGGCCTCGCCGGAACCGATCCGACTTTTGTGAATCTTTCCGAAAGGGCGATCCTCGTTAAAAAACCGGGAGAAGATATCACATTCTGGATGACGGATTTTGGAATCAGCTCCGTGGAACTTCTCTCCAAAAAGAGCAATCTCAAGGCGATTACGAAAGTTCAAGGAACGGTTTCTTTTCCGCCGAAAATCACGATCACAAGAATCGTTGAACCGAAAACAAATCTGGATCAGAATAAGATAGAAATTAAAATGAAAAAAATCGCTCTTTCCGAAACGATTCCGGATTCTAAATTTCGGTTTTAA
- a CDS encoding enoyl-CoA hydratase/isomerase family protein: MLSEIRNDHILELYIETNEVNSLNGDFFKTISAKLDAINKDSTIKAVILTSKNEKFFSNGFNPEIFVGKTSEEIQDVMRLALDTASKYLFLERPVICAMNGHAMGLGAVLAIFSDYRIMVEKKGRIGFPESQIGINFPAVPGFMLKEIIGIAKARDLLYSGKGLKAEEALQIGLIDEIASSSEDLMARARKYCDPFKDMAIGSVIGIKVSLRDPIRFFAEHNSERDVKLISEAVFSKNGQEGMRSILERRRPVFQ, from the coding sequence ATGCTTTCCGAAATTAGAAACGATCATATTCTTGAACTATACATCGAAACCAACGAAGTAAACTCATTAAATGGGGATTTTTTCAAAACGATTTCCGCGAAGTTAGACGCGATTAACAAGGATTCGACAATCAAAGCAGTCATTTTGACTTCCAAAAACGAAAAGTTTTTCTCGAACGGTTTTAATCCGGAAATTTTTGTCGGAAAAACCTCGGAGGAAATCCAAGACGTTATGCGTCTTGCTTTGGATACGGCTTCTAAATATCTATTTTTAGAAAGACCCGTAATTTGCGCTATGAACGGGCACGCTATGGGATTGGGAGCGGTACTTGCGATTTTTTCCGATTATAGAATCATGGTCGAAAAAAAAGGAAGGATCGGTTTTCCAGAATCTCAAATCGGAATCAATTTTCCCGCGGTTCCAGGTTTTATGCTCAAAGAAATCATAGGGATCGCAAAAGCTCGGGATCTTTTATATTCGGGAAAAGGGTTAAAAGCGGAGGAGGCATTACAAATCGGTCTCATCGACGAAATCGCTTCTTCCTCGGAAGATTTGATGGCGCGCGCCCGCAAATACTGCGATCCGTTTAAGGACATGGCGATCGGTTCTGTGATCGGAATTAAGGTATCCTTACGCGATCCGATTCGATTTTTCGCGGAACACAATTCGGAAAGAGACGTCAAACTTATTTCGGAAGCGGTATTTTCCAAAAACGGCCAGGAAGGTATGAGGTCCATCTTGGAAAGAAGAAGACCAGTATTTCAATAA
- a CDS encoding HNH endonuclease, whose translation MDILAQPVLVLNAGYVPIGIRSVKDALILIILEKAQLIKDDKNFLIRSEKLKFTAPRIILLRDYYRVPPRKDRVSRENIFQRDNYHCVYCRKKFPSTKLTLDHVIPRSRWEHIPKKERPKEFNSWENLVAACRHCNTRKGNKLLTELKWNLPEENRVTPKLRFPLYSISDQQAEKFGWREYISF comes from the coding sequence ATGGACATTCTTGCGCAGCCAGTGCTCGTGCTGAATGCCGGTTACGTTCCCATCGGGATTCGGTCGGTCAAAGATGCCCTGATTCTGATCATTCTTGAAAAAGCACAGCTTATCAAGGATGATAAAAACTTTTTAATTCGCTCCGAAAAACTCAAATTCACCGCGCCTAGAATCATACTTCTCCGAGACTATTACAGAGTTCCTCCCAGAAAAGATCGAGTTTCCAGAGAAAATATTTTTCAAAGAGATAACTATCACTGCGTCTACTGCAGAAAAAAATTTCCAAGTACAAAGCTCACTCTCGACCACGTAATTCCGCGGAGTCGATGGGAACACATTCCCAAAAAAGAAAGGCCGAAGGAATTCAACTCTTGGGAAAATCTGGTTGCCGCGTGCAGACATTGTAACACTCGAAAAGGAAATAAACTTCTCACCGAATTGAAGTGGAACTTACCGGAAGAAAATCGAGTGACACCCAAGTTACGATTTCCACTCTACTCAATATCGGATCAGCAGGCTGAAAAGTTCGGTTGGCGGGAGTATATTTCTTTTTGA
- a CDS encoding LA_2272/LA_2273 family lipoprotein — protein MKKKIQLILLLLFCWFFHSCGVALTPKATVKVPPDTETEVLRFNVFHGEIENLYGLNLGIVNIIKDRLIGVQIGLLNSADSKSRKKNIGLQVGILNNSDSNYYGLKLGLFNQSEGGFTIQTGAVNQVENEGKGNGGIQLGFYNEVTLKQSGNQIMGDGTYFTAGVYNYGGGGVKIGLFNSSPRGIGLSVGAINTGKDGNFLIGILNFCEHGFPSVMIGFNYCWNLSFMR, from the coding sequence ATGAAGAAAAAAATTCAACTCATCCTTCTCTTGTTATTTTGTTGGTTCTTCCACAGCTGCGGCGTCGCTTTGACTCCGAAGGCCACGGTAAAAGTTCCGCCCGACACGGAAACGGAAGTTTTAAGATTTAACGTATTTCATGGAGAAATTGAAAATCTTTACGGTCTCAACCTAGGAATCGTCAATATCATCAAAGATCGCTTGATTGGCGTTCAGATCGGACTTTTAAACTCGGCCGATTCCAAAAGCAGAAAAAAGAACATCGGACTCCAGGTTGGAATCTTGAATAACAGCGATAGCAATTATTACGGCCTAAAACTCGGTCTCTTCAATCAATCCGAAGGAGGGTTCACGATCCAAACCGGAGCAGTGAATCAGGTTGAAAACGAAGGCAAGGGTAACGGCGGAATTCAACTCGGCTTTTACAATGAAGTAACTCTCAAACAATCCGGCAATCAAATCATGGGCGACGGTACCTACTTCACAGCTGGTGTCTATAACTACGGAGGCGGAGGCGTGAAGATAGGACTTTTCAATAGCAGCCCGAGAGGAATTGGTTTGAGTGTAGGCGCGATCAATACCGGCAAAGACGGCAACTTTCTAATCGGAATCCTGAACTTCTGTGAGCATGGTTTTCCCTCCGTAATGATTGGTTTCAATTATTGTTGGAACCTAAGTTTTATGAGATGA
- a CDS encoding deoxyguanosinetriphosphate triphosphohydrolase, which produces MYFSRNDLIQKEIAGLAPYAISSTNNGGRFYEEEEHSYRLPFQRDRDRILHSSAFKRLQYKTQVFIFSVGENYRNRMTHTLEVAGLSRTIASALGLNSHLSESIALAHDLGHTPFGHAGQEILSSLMKDHGGFEHNKQSLRIVTSIEKKYPNFPGLNLCRETLKGLMKHGTDYDPSMMLLERKESGPSLEGMIADLSDEIAYTSHDIEDGWEMGYLHLGDLSENPFWKEVYENCKSQYKDAGEKILVRTTIRTLTNSMVSDLIRNIFHQLEKNRVESTEDLIRLWKQGIRIASFSKEVDSKFRELKFFLYEKLYRHEDLVRMSDYGKKIIESLFDYFLKHPEKVPDTYKERIEEESLYRVISDYVAGMTDRYAEKIYQSLP; this is translated from the coding sequence GTGTATTTTTCCAGAAATGATTTGATCCAAAAAGAAATTGCGGGACTTGCTCCTTACGCGATTTCCAGTACAAACAATGGGGGACGATTTTACGAAGAAGAAGAGCATTCTTACCGTCTTCCGTTTCAAAGGGACAGAGACAGGATTCTGCATTCCAGTGCGTTTAAACGTCTTCAATATAAAACTCAAGTGTTTATCTTTTCTGTCGGAGAGAATTACCGAAATCGAATGACACATACTCTCGAAGTTGCCGGTCTTTCCAGGACGATCGCAAGCGCGCTCGGACTGAATTCTCATCTTTCCGAATCTATCGCTTTGGCTCACGATTTAGGTCACACTCCTTTTGGTCATGCGGGTCAAGAAATTTTATCTAGTCTTATGAAAGACCATGGCGGTTTTGAACACAACAAACAATCTCTTCGAATTGTAACTTCAATCGAAAAGAAATATCCGAATTTTCCGGGACTGAACTTATGTAGGGAAACTTTGAAAGGTTTGATGAAACACGGTACCGATTATGATCCTTCCATGATGCTTTTGGAAAGAAAAGAAAGCGGTCCTTCTTTAGAAGGAATGATCGCGGACCTTTCGGATGAAATCGCCTACACGAGTCACGATATTGAAGACGGTTGGGAGATGGGTTACCTGCATCTCGGTGATTTATCCGAAAATCCCTTTTGGAAAGAAGTCTACGAAAATTGCAAATCCCAATACAAAGACGCGGGTGAAAAAATTTTAGTCCGAACGACGATTCGCACTCTTACCAATTCCATGGTTTCCGATCTGATCCGCAATATCTTCCATCAGTTGGAAAAGAATCGGGTGGAGTCCACGGAAGATTTGATTCGTCTATGGAAACAGGGAATTCGAATCGCTTCTTTTTCGAAAGAAGTCGATTCCAAATTCAGGGAACTCAAATTCTTTTTGTACGAAAAACTTTATCGCCACGAGGATTTGGTTCGTATGAGCGACTATGGAAAAAAAATCATAGAATCCTTATTCGATTATTTTTTAAAACATCCTGAAAAAGTTCCGGATACTTACAAAGAAAGAATCGAAGAGGAATCTTTGTACCGCGTGATCAGCGATTATGTGGCGGGTATGACCGATCGTTATGCGGAGAAAATCTATCAGTCGCTACCTTAA
- a CDS encoding LA_2272/LA_2273 family lipoprotein, producing MKKFVFYALFLFIVLISLFDCGVALTPKLTAKLPPETETEVLRFNVFHGEIENLYGLNLGIVNIIKDRLIGAQIGLLNSADSKNRKKNIGLQVGILNNSDSNYYGLKLGIFNVEIFRLGDSMPGSEVEKDREKIGAVLSIGLFNATQGFVNVGIFSGGSVFNLGIVNFGASGFNLGIVNFGEERQFQIGFLNVCPKNRVVRFMLIANYCTSF from the coding sequence ATGAAGAAATTCGTTTTTTATGCCCTCTTTCTTTTTATCGTTCTCATATCGCTCTTTGACTGCGGCGTCGCTTTGACTCCTAAATTGACCGCGAAGCTTCCACCGGAAACCGAAACGGAAGTTTTAAGATTTAACGTATTTCATGGAGAAATTGAAAATCTTTACGGTCTCAACCTAGGAATCGTCAATATCATCAAAGATCGCTTGATTGGCGCTCAGATCGGACTTTTAAACTCGGCCGATTCCAAAAACAGAAAAAAGAACATCGGACTCCAGGTTGGAATCTTGAATAACAGCGATAGTAATTATTACGGCCTAAAACTCGGCATCTTCAACGTTGAAATTTTCAGACTGGGCGATTCGATGCCCGGATCAGAGGTGGAGAAAGATAGGGAAAAAATCGGAGCTGTGTTGTCCATCGGTTTATTCAACGCCACTCAAGGATTCGTCAACGTAGGAATATTCAGTGGCGGAAGCGTATTCAATTTAGGAATCGTAAACTTCGGCGCGTCTGGCTTCAATCTAGGAATCGTCAATTTTGGAGAAGAGAGACAATTTCAAATCGGATTCTTAAACGTTTGTCCAAAAAACAGAGTCGTTCGCTTTATGCTCATCGCAAATTATTGCACAAGTTTTTAG
- a CDS encoding cysteine desulfurase family protein, whose amino-acid sequence MSKKIRYFDYNATHPPFQDVLLEVQKDYFSDFYNPSGSTRFSLARQGKIESARKTLEEYTGKPAKEFVFSSTGTEANHLLAHAIRGKFSGSVIVSSLEHSSMYSALEFAGFDFRKIRSTRNGTVDIAHIETLLNEEAAPIFVLHVTNESGVIQPIEAISSLAKKFSVPFFSDLMQSFGKVEIPFALFDGFTFSGHKIGAGMGASGTWIRSDLVSDKEFAIFHGGNQENNHRAGTENSPSILALSKVLKHRFPEQKQKNKILKNFQIQIETVLEECGCKLIGKEMSRIPTTSFCILPTDDVDFFMMGMEEAGFVVSTGSSCKSRSREPASSLLSMGYSKEEALRAIRISTGWFTTEEEVKELCVQIRNVLRALKNDS is encoded by the coding sequence ATGTCGAAGAAGATTCGTTATTTTGATTATAACGCGACCCATCCTCCGTTTCAAGACGTTCTCTTAGAAGTTCAAAAGGATTACTTTTCCGACTTTTATAATCCGTCGGGCTCTACCCGATTTTCGCTGGCTAGACAGGGAAAAATAGAATCCGCTCGAAAAACTTTGGAGGAATACACGGGTAAACCCGCAAAGGAATTCGTTTTTTCTTCCACAGGAACCGAAGCGAATCACCTACTCGCACACGCAATTCGAGGAAAATTTTCCGGTTCCGTGATTGTATCCTCTTTGGAACATTCTTCCATGTATTCCGCGTTGGAGTTCGCGGGTTTTGATTTTAGAAAAATTCGTTCGACTCGAAATGGAACCGTAGACATCGCTCATATTGAAACATTGTTAAACGAAGAAGCCGCCCCGATTTTCGTTCTTCACGTCACCAACGAATCGGGAGTCATTCAACCGATCGAAGCGATTTCCTCTCTTGCAAAGAAATTCTCCGTTCCTTTTTTTTCCGACCTGATGCAATCCTTCGGTAAAGTAGAAATTCCTTTTGCGTTGTTCGACGGATTTACCTTTTCCGGTCATAAAATCGGGGCGGGAATGGGCGCTTCCGGAACTTGGATCCGCTCCGACTTGGTTTCCGATAAGGAATTTGCGATCTTTCACGGAGGAAATCAGGAGAACAATCATAGGGCGGGAACGGAAAATTCCCCTTCTATATTAGCTCTTTCTAAAGTACTAAAACATAGGTTTCCGGAACAAAAACAAAAAAACAAAATCCTAAAAAATTTTCAAATCCAAATCGAAACTGTCCTGGAAGAATGCGGTTGCAAACTGATCGGAAAAGAAATGTCTCGAATTCCTACGACCTCTTTTTGTATTCTTCCGACTGACGACGTGGATTTTTTTATGATGGGAATGGAAGAAGCGGGTTTTGTGGTTTCCACCGGATCCTCCTGTAAGTCCAGATCCAGAGAACCGGCCTCTTCTCTTTTATCCATGGGTTATTCTAAGGAAGAAGCATTACGCGCCATTCGAATTTCCACCGGTTGGTTTACTACGGAGGAAGAAGTGAAAGAACTTTGCGTTCAGATCCGGAACGTTTTACGCGCTTTAAAGAACGATTCCTAA